Proteins encoded together in one Camelina sativa cultivar DH55 chromosome 9, Cs, whole genome shotgun sequence window:
- the LOC104710025 gene encoding myocyte-specific enhancer factor 2A-like produces the protein MEPPPPSLSSTAVASTSILATTALVPPPPPLHVTSSYPESLESSPHSRTTDGWDDLPAPSGGGGGSTVSSKIRLMCSYGGHILPRPHDKSLCYMVGDTRIIVVDRNTSLSSLLARLSNMLLDGRSFTLKCQLPSEDLDSLISVTTDEDLDNMIEEYDRTISASNSTKPSRLRLFLFTSKPEAMGQILESSAKSDDWFLNALNSAGLNALNSAGLLNRGFSDSDTNVNHFLGLDHVGEGDLRDDGSVKSAKQQQIQQPPTPQQQPQPQGSQDVHCLPDSPMLDTSSSFGSTSSSPSLANLPPIRVHVEEPTGVRTLPDQKNLGIEEQFTRFNVGSKQLQQQQDDGFAAMSSPPPMPVTIALPAATISNESHTRFISDDERSDHSVPAGYRKPPTPRS, from the coding sequence ATGGAACCACCACCTCCTTCTCTATCCTCCACCGCGGTGGCATCCACCTCCATCCTCGCCACAACCGCActtgttcctcctcctccaccacttCATGTAACTTCATCTTACCCCGAGTCTCTTGAATCCTCCCCTCATTCTCGCACCACCGATGGCTGGGATGACCTCCCTGCTCCTTCCGGCGGTGGCGGCGGAAGCACCGTCTCTTCTAAAATCCGTCTCATGTGCAGTTACGGTGGTCATATCCTCCCTCGTCCTCACGATAAATCCCTCTGCTACATGGTCGGTGACACTCGCATCATAGTCGTTGACCGTaacacctctctctcttctctccttgCTCGCCTCTCCAACATGCTCCTGGACGGCCGCTCCTTCACCCTCAAGTGCCAGCTACCCAGCGAAGACCTTGACTCTCTCATCTCCGTCACCACCGACGAAGATCTGGACAACATGATCGAGGAGTACGACCGTACCATCTCCGCCTCCAATTCCACCAAACCCTCGCGCCTCCGTTTGTTTCTCTTCACCTCCAAGCCTGAGGCTATGGGTCAGATCCTCGAGAGCTCTGCCAAGAGCGACGATTGGTTCCTCAACGCTCTCAACAGCGCTGGNCTCAACGCTCTCAATAGCGCTGGTCTCCTCAACCGAGGGTTCTCTGATTCTGACACCAACGTCAATCATTTTCTTGGGTTGGACCATGTTGGAGAAGGAGATCTCCGCGATGATGGCTCCGTCAAAAGCGCCAAGCAGCAGCAGATCCAGCAGCCTCCTACCCCGCAAcagcaaccgcaaccgcaaggAAGTCAAGATGTTCACTGCTTGCCTGATTCTCCCATGTTGGACACCTCCTCTTCTTTTGGCTCTacttcttcctctccctctctcgCCAATTTGCCTCCGATTCGTGTTCATGTTGAGGAACCCACCGGCGTCAGGACTCTCCCAGATCAGAAAAACCTGGGAATCGAGGAGCAGTTCACACGCTTCAACGTTGGGAGTAAGCAGCTCCAGCAACAGCAGGACGACGGATTCGCTGCCATGTCCTCACCACCGCCGATGCCTGTCACAATCGCGCTTCCTGCTGCGACCATTTCAAATGAGTCCCACACGCGGTTCATCTCTGACGATGAGAGATCCGATCACAGTGTGCCTGCTGGATACAGGAAACCTCCCACTCCGCGTTCCTAG
- the LOC109125021 gene encoding zinc finger protein rotund-like yields MSNPMFHQRPSVYQEPIAQMSSAASTVVTGMINPSDPSTLLSPNQNQDPGYILHPQFEQQSQPQQQQQQQFIHTTAALQYIHHHPSSGLPLQTYIQVYSSQQPPQQHQQSFHQHHGRLDQQRYPVYYVTAPLPPRPYSMPVPQSATVSEAPGSLSSNHLQAPPNSTMMPPPPSNHMRSVTGAKPEMGQAGIYTTAPGVSGAQIIHQIPTSQQQFMGYSQIHHPPQSGSAGIPNYGYEYADNAHTQIYYTQPLGHAQYQTMTGPPPAMVMPDGSAAAKLPAENMTQQIRSSQPL; encoded by the coding sequence ATGAGCAACCCTATGTTTCACCAAAGACCTTCTGTCTATCAAGAACCAATTGCTCAGATGTCCTCTGCTGCTTCCACCGTTGTTACTGGTatgatcaacccctcggatccAAGCACGCTTTTATCCCCCAATCAGAATCAGGACCCAGGCTACATCCTTCACCCCCAATTCGAGCAGCAATCTCAGccacagcagcagcagcagcaacagttCATACACACTACTGCTGCACTTCAATACATTCATCACCATCCCTCTAGCGGCCTTCCTCTCCAGACTTACATCCAGGTGTACTCTTCACAACAGCCACCGCAGCAGCACCAGCAGTCTTTCCACCAGCACCATGGTCGACTGGATCAACAGCGTTATCCTGTTTATTATGTTACTGCTCCACTCCCACCTAGGCCCTACAGTATGCCTGTGCCACAATCTGCAACTGTTAGCGAGGCTCCAGGTTCTCTGTCTTCTAACCATCTCCAGGCACCTCCCAACTCTACCATGATGCCTCCACCTCCTAGCAACCACATGAGAAGTGTTACTGGTGCCAAACCTGAGATGGGACAGGCTGGGATTTACACAACAGCCCCAGGTGTGAGCGGTGCTCAGATAATTCACCAGATTCCAACAAGCCAGCAGCAATTCATGGGGTATTCGCAGATCCATCACCCACCTCAGTCGGGTTCAGCTGGGATTCCTAACTATGGATATGAATACGCTGACAATGCTCATACACAAATATACTATACCCAACCTCTGGGACACGCACAGTACCAGACAATGACCGGACCTCCACCTGCCATGGTGATGCCTGATGGTTCTGCTGCTGCTAAGCTTCCAGCTGAGAACATGACTCAACAGATACGGAGTTCACAGCCATTGTGA
- the LOC104710027 gene encoding receptor protein kinase-like protein ZAR1 produces MLALLIIIVALLCNYNYIPLVTVSGLNDEGFALLTFKQSVHDDPSGSLSNWNSSDEDACSWNGVTCKELRVVSLSIPRKSLYGSLPSSLGFLSSLRHLNLRSNRFYGSLPVQLFQLQGLQSLVLYGNSFDGSLSDEIGRLKLLQTLDLSQNLFNGSLPPSILQCSRLRTLDVSRNNLSGPLPDGFGSAFVSLEKLDLTFNQFNGSIPSDVGNLSNLQGTADFSHNHFTGSIPPALGDLPEKVYIDLTFNNLSGPIPQTGALMNRGPTAFIGNTGLCGPPLKDLCPGYELGLNASYPFIPSNNKPEDSDSNSEAKQKSSGLSKSAVIAIVLCDVVGICLVGLLFTYCYSKFCPCNRENQFGFDKESKKRAAECLCFRKDESETLSENVEHCDIVALDTQVVFNLEELLKASAFVLGKSGIGIVYKVVLENGLTLAVRRLGEGGSQRFKEFQTEVEAIGKLRHPNIAGLRAYSWSVDEKLLIYDYVPNGNLATALHGKPGMVTNTPLTWSVRLRIVKGIATGLVYLHEFSPKKYVHGDLKPSNILIGQDMEPKISDFGLARLANIAGGSSPTIQSNRIIQTDHQPQERQQHHHKSVSSDFTAHSSSGSYYQAPETLKMVKPSQKWDVYSFGIILLELIAGKSPAMEVGTSEMDLVRLIQVCIEEKKPLCDVLDPCLDPEADKEDEIVAVLKIAISCVNSSPDKRPTMWHVSDTLDRLLVASD; encoded by the exons ATGTTGGCTTTGCTGATAATCATCGTTGCTCTTCTCTGCAACTACAACTACATCCCCCTTGTGACTGTTAGTGGCTTAAACGACGAGGGCTTCGCGCTCTTAACGTTCAAGCAGAGCGTCCACGATGATCCTAGCGGTTCCCTCAGCAATTGGAACTCATCGGACGAGGACGCATGTTCGTGGAACGGTGTTACTTGCAAAGAACTCAGGGTGGTGTCTCTTAGCATTCCAAGGaagagcctttacggttctcTCCCTTCGTCTCTAGGGTTTCTCTCCAGTCTCCGTCACTTGAATCTCCGGAGCAATAGGTTTTATGGGTCGTTGCCTGTTCAGCTTTTCCAGCTTCAAGGACTCCAAAGTTTAGTCCTTTATGGCAATTCCTTTGATGGGTCCTTGTCGGACGAGATCGGTAGGCTTAAGCTTCTTCAGACATTAGATTTGTCGCAGAACCTCTTCAACGGGTCGCTACCGCCTTCGATTCTGCAATGCAGCAGGTTGAGAACACTCGATGTCAGCCGCAACAACCTGTCTGGTCCTTTGCCTGATGGGTTTGGCTCAGCGTTCGTCTCTCTGGAGAAACTCGACCTCACCTTCAACCAATTCAACGGTTCGATCCCTAGTGACGTCGGAAACCTCTCTAATCTACAAGGAACCGCTGACTTCTCTCATAATCACTTCACCGGTTCAATCCCACCTGCGCTGGGAGATCTTCCTGAAAAGGTTTACATTGATCTCACTTTCAACAATCTCTCCGGTCCCATTCCTCAAACTGGTGCTCTTATGAACAGAGGACCAACGGCGTTTATCGGCAACACTGGGCTATGCGGCCCGCCATTGAAAGACCTTTGCCCAGGATATGAGCTCGGCCTCAATGCCTCTTACCCTTTTATCCCAAGCAACAACAAGCCCGAAGATTCTGATAGCAACTCTGAAGCCAAACaaaagtcaagtggtttgagcaAAAGCGCCGTCATTGCCATTGTTCTCTGCGATGTTGTCGGAATCTGCCTCGTGGGTTTGCTTTTCACTTACTGCTACTCAAAGTTTTGTCCTTGCAACCGCGAGAACCAGTTCGGATTCGATAAAGAATCCAAGAAAAGGGCTGCAGAATGTCTATGTTTCCGGAAAGACGAATCTGAAACGCTATCTGAAAACGTAGAGCATTGCGACATTGTGGCCCTTGACACTCAGGTTGTGTTTAACCTGGAGGAGCTACTAAAAGCGTCAGCCTTTGTTCTAGGCAAGAGCGGAATCGGGATTGTGTACAAAGTGGTTCTAGAGAACGGTCTCACACTGGCCGTCCGGAGATTAGGTGAAGGAGGGTCTCAGAGATTCAAAGAATTTCAGACTGAAGTTGAAGCCATAGGGAAACTGAGACATCCTAACATTGCTGGCCTTCGAGCTTATTCTTGGTCTGTGGATGAGAAGCTTCTCATCTACGATTATGTTCCCAACGGTAACCTCGCAACCGCCCTCCACG GAAAGCCAGGCATGGTGACTAATACTCCCTTGACATGGTCTGTACGGCTGAGGATTGTGAAAGGGATTGCGACAGGGCTTGTTTATCTCCATGAGTTCAGCCCAAAAAAATACGTCCATGGAGACCTCAAGCCCAGCAACATTCTCATCGGACAAGACATGGAACCTAAGATCTCTGATTTTGGACTTGCACGGTTGGCTAACATTGCTGGAGGATCTTCTCCGACCATACAGTCTAATAGAATCATCCAAACGGATCATCAGCCGCAAGAGAGGCAACAACACCATCACAAGAGTGTATCTTCAGATTTCACTGCTCACTCTTCGTCTGGATCCTACTACCAGGCACCCGAGACTCTCAAGATGGTCAAACCATCACAGAAGTGGGATGTTTACTCTTTTGGGATCATATTACTGGAACTGATCGCGGGTAAGTCTCCAGCAATGGAGGTTGGGACATCAGAAATGGATCTAGTTCGGTTGATACAAGTATGCATTGAGGAGAAGAAACCATTATGTGATGTTCTTGATCCTTGTTTGGATCCTGAGGCAGATAAGGAAGACGAGATTGTCGCTGTTCTGAAGATTGCAATCAGTTGCGTGAATAGCAGTCCAGACAAAAGGCCTACCATGTGGCACGTTTCTGATACTCTCGACAGATTACTTGTGGCCAGCGATTGA
- the LOC104710029 gene encoding uncharacterized protein LOC104710029 isoform X2 — protein sequence MGEAAIRAIVEAIHSSPTQAVVYLSGGASLALGWLMSVPGASNTLLEAVVPYSRVSMVQLLGRVPSQHCSQAMAKEMALLAYNRALKLSRPGYPVLGVGFTGSLATSLPKRGDHRFFLSMRASDRIWESSVTLTKNLRSREEEDKVSSCALIQAMAKACQVSGTLDSGLTETEVPYESETQFSEEQELEQLINGELCCKIYPFSGAYGSDEDRKIILPGSFNPLHDGHLKLLEVAMSVCGGGYPCFEISAINADKPPLSVAQIKDRVKQFEAVGKTVIVSNQPYFYKKAELFPGSSFVIGADTAARLVNPKYYEGSYRRMLEILGDCKRTGCTFLVGGRNVDGVFKVLEDLDIPEELIDMFISIPAEKFRMDISSTEIRKNQGGVTS from the exons ATGGGAGAGGCTGCGATTCGTGCCATCGTCGAAGCGATTCACTCATCTCCGACGCAGGCCGTCGTCTATCTTTCCGGCGGTGCCTCTCTG GCTTTAGGTTGGTTGATGTCGGTTCCTGGAGCTTCCAACACGCTTCTCGAAGCCGTGGTTCCTTATTCCAGAGTTTCTATGGTCCAATTACTCGGCAGG GTTCCGAGCCAACACTGCAGCCAAGCAATGGCCAAGGAGATGGCCTTGTTAGCCTACAATCGGGCTCTTAAGCTCTCTAGACCAG gatATCCGGTTCTTGGTGTGGGCTTTACTGGATCTTTGGCAACTTCTCTTCCAAAGCGTGGGGATCACAG GTTCTTTTTGTCTATGAGAGCATCCGACCGGATCTGGGAATCTTCTGTCACTCTAACCAAG AATCTACGGAgccgagaggaagaagataaggtgTCAAGCTGTGCACTGATCCAG GCTATGGCCAAGGCATGCCAAGTTTCTGGGACTCTTGACTCGGGCTTGACCGAGACTGAGGTGCCTTATGAGTCTGAAACCCAGTTTAGTGAAGAACAAGAACTAGAACAGCTTATAAATGGGGAGTTGTGCTGTAAGATTTATCCATTTTCTGGTG CATACGGGTCTGATGAAGATAGAAAGATTATACTGCCTGGCTCTTTTAACCCACTACATGACGGTCACCTCAAGCTGTTAGAAGTTGCTATGAG CGTTTGTGGCGGCGGGTACCCATGCTTTGAAATATCCGCAATAAATGCAGACAAACCACCACTTTCAGTTGCACAGATTAAAGATCGTGTAAAGCAATTTGAAGCAGTTG GAAAGACGGTAATAGTTTCAAATCAGCCATACTTCTACAAGAAAGCTGAGCTCTTCCCAGGAAGCAGTTTTGTAATTGGCGCTGACACTGCAGCAAGGCTTGTCAAT CCAAAGTACTATGAAGGAAGCTACAGAAGGATGTTGGAAATACTTGGTGATTGCAAACGGACAGGTTGCACTTTCCTTGTTGGTGGCCGCAATGTAGATGGTGTATTTAAG GTTCTTGAAGATCTGGATATTCCAGAGGAATTAATCGACATGTTTATCTCAATTCCAGCAGAAAAATTCCGGATGGATATATCCTCTACCGAGATAAGAAAAAACCAAGGGGGTGTTACTTCATAA
- the LOC104710029 gene encoding uncharacterized protein LOC104710029 isoform X1: protein MGEAAIRAIVEAIHSSPTQAVVYLSGGASLALGWLMSVPGASNTLLEAVVPYSRVSMVQLLGRVPSQHCSQAMAKEMALLAYNRALKLSRPGYPVLGVGFTGSLATSLPKRGDHRFFLSMRASDRIWESSVTLTKNLRSREEEDKVSSCALIQAMAKACQVSGTLDSGLTETEVPYESETQFSEEQELEQLINGELCCKIYPFSGEAYGSDEDRKIILPGSFNPLHDGHLKLLEVAMSVCGGGYPCFEISAINADKPPLSVAQIKDRVKQFEAVGKTVIVSNQPYFYKKAELFPGSSFVIGADTAARLVNPKYYEGSYRRMLEILGDCKRTGCTFLVGGRNVDGVFKVLEDLDIPEELIDMFISIPAEKFRMDISSTEIRKNQGGVTS, encoded by the exons ATGGGAGAGGCTGCGATTCGTGCCATCGTCGAAGCGATTCACTCATCTCCGACGCAGGCCGTCGTCTATCTTTCCGGCGGTGCCTCTCTG GCTTTAGGTTGGTTGATGTCGGTTCCTGGAGCTTCCAACACGCTTCTCGAAGCCGTGGTTCCTTATTCCAGAGTTTCTATGGTCCAATTACTCGGCAGG GTTCCGAGCCAACACTGCAGCCAAGCAATGGCCAAGGAGATGGCCTTGTTAGCCTACAATCGGGCTCTTAAGCTCTCTAGACCAG gatATCCGGTTCTTGGTGTGGGCTTTACTGGATCTTTGGCAACTTCTCTTCCAAAGCGTGGGGATCACAG GTTCTTTTTGTCTATGAGAGCATCCGACCGGATCTGGGAATCTTCTGTCACTCTAACCAAG AATCTACGGAgccgagaggaagaagataaggtgTCAAGCTGTGCACTGATCCAG GCTATGGCCAAGGCATGCCAAGTTTCTGGGACTCTTGACTCGGGCTTGACCGAGACTGAGGTGCCTTATGAGTCTGAAACCCAGTTTAGTGAAGAACAAGAACTAGAACAGCTTATAAATGGGGAGTTGTGCTGTAAGATTTATCCATTTTCTGGTG AAGCATACGGGTCTGATGAAGATAGAAAGATTATACTGCCTGGCTCTTTTAACCCACTACATGACGGTCACCTCAAGCTGTTAGAAGTTGCTATGAG CGTTTGTGGCGGCGGGTACCCATGCTTTGAAATATCCGCAATAAATGCAGACAAACCACCACTTTCAGTTGCACAGATTAAAGATCGTGTAAAGCAATTTGAAGCAGTTG GAAAGACGGTAATAGTTTCAAATCAGCCATACTTCTACAAGAAAGCTGAGCTCTTCCCAGGAAGCAGTTTTGTAATTGGCGCTGACACTGCAGCAAGGCTTGTCAAT CCAAAGTACTATGAAGGAAGCTACAGAAGGATGTTGGAAATACTTGGTGATTGCAAACGGACAGGTTGCACTTTCCTTGTTGGTGGCCGCAATGTAGATGGTGTATTTAAG GTTCTTGAAGATCTGGATATTCCAGAGGAATTAATCGACATGTTTATCTCAATTCCAGCAGAAAAATTCCGGATGGATATATCCTCTACCGAGATAAGAAAAAACCAAGGGGGTGTTACTTCATAA
- the LOC104710028 gene encoding reticulon-like protein B15 translates to MSLVNKILGEGAVADLCVWKDKINSGITLVTATLFWFLLEVMEARFVPLLCSILFLFMLLLFFWAKFGQLFTTRRPPTPEEINLPDSRLRGFLLKMEGLLLMLYEIAYGKDIKTFLWTILYVAILDIIGSYISLLTILYISLVFLMTTPVLYLQFQEAIDSFIGTVSEEKNKILGVFKSKVVSKIPRAIKVE, encoded by the exons ATGTCTCTTGTAAATAAAATACTTGGTGAAGGGGCAG TGGCGGATCTCTGTGTGTGGAAGGACAAGATAAACTCGGGGATAACACTTGTAACGGCAACACTTTTTTGGTTCCTCTTGGAGGTCATGGAGGCTCGATTTGTTCCACTTCTCTGTTCGATCCTGTTTCTCTTCATGCTTCTACTCTTCTTTTGGGCCAAGTTCGGACAACTCTTTACAACACG GAGGCCTCCCACTCCAGAAGAGATAAATCTACCAGATTCCCGACTTAGAGGCTTTTTATTAAAGATGGAGGGCCTTCTTCTTATGCTCTATGAGATTGCATATGGGAAAGATATCAAAACCTTTCTCTGG ACCATCCTTTATGTGGCCATCTTAGACATCATTGGGAGCTACATCAGCCTCCTCACAATTTTGTATATAA GCTTAGTCTTCTTGATGACAACTCCGGTTTTGTACCTGCAATTTCAAGAGGCCATTGACAGTTTCATCGGGACGGTATCggaagagaagaacaagataCTTGGAGTATTCAAATCCAAAGTTGTCTCAAAGATTCCTAGGGCCATCAAGGTGGAGTAG
- the LOC104710030 gene encoding 60S ribosomal protein L7-2, producing MAESKVVVPESVLKKRKREEEWALEKKQNAEAAKKKNAENRKLIFKRAEQYSKEYAEKEKELISLKREAKLKGGFYVDPEAKLLFIIRIRGINAIDPKTKKILQLLRLRQIFNGVFLKVNKATMNMLRRVEPYVTYGFPNLKSVKELIYKRGYGKLNHQRIALTDNSIVEQALGKHGIICTEDLIHEILTVGPHFKEANNFLWPFQLKAPLGGLKKKRNHYVEGGDAGNRENFINELIRRMN from the exons ATGGCAGAGTCGAAGGTTGTAGTTCCGGAGTCGGtgctgaagaagaggaagagagaggaggagtgGGCTTTGGAGAAGAAGCAGAATGCTGAGGCTGCCAAGAAGAAGAACGCTGAGAACAGGAAACTCATCTTCAAAAGAGCCGAGCAGTACTCTAAGGAGTACGCCGAGAAG GAGAAGGAGTTGATCTCGTTGAAACGCGAGGCCAAGCTTAAGGGAGGTTTCTATGTTGACCCTGAAGCTAAGCTCTTGTTCATCATCCGTATCCGTGG TATCAATGCCATTGACCCTAAGACCAAGAAGATTCTCCAGCTTTTGCGTTTGAGACAG ATCTTCAATGGTGTTTTCCTTAAAGTCAACAAGGCCACAATGAACATGCTTCGTCGTGTTGAGCCCTATGTGACTTACGG GTTCCCTAACTTGAAGAGTGTCAAGGAATTGATCTACAAGAGAGGTTATGGAAAGCTAAACCACCAGAGGATTGCTTTAACTGACAACTCTATCGTAGAGCAG GCTTTGGGAAAGCACGGGATCATCTGCACTGAGGATTTGATCCACGAGATTCTAACAGTTGGACCTCATTTCAAGGAAGCCAACAACTTCCTGTGGCCATTCCAGCTCAAGGCACCACTCGGTGGcctcaagaagaagagaaatcacTACGTGGAAGGTGGTGATGCTGGTAACCGTGAGAACTTCATCAATGAGCTTATCAGGAGGATGAATTAG
- the LOC104710031 gene encoding uncharacterized protein LOC104710031 has product MLGAGFQLTRGRHGDDPFYCSAKARRANHHRIDQLRQSDDDVSNVPPSAPSKDYLHDSQHLLPSSSASSSSSSGGNLQRFLDSVTPSVPAQYLSKTSLGERRADAAAADYKPVPYFVLGDIWESFAEWSAYGTGVPLVLNNSNNNNNNKEDRVIQYYVPSLSAIQIYAHPHHPFNSSLQPRRPGDSSDSDFRDSSSDISSDSDSERVSASLHHISLRDQLLEDSSSDDGEPLSSQGRLIFEYLERDLPYIREPLADKVFDLAAQFPELKTLKSCDLLPSSWFSVAWYPIYRIPTGPTLKDLDACFLTYHSLHTPSGGEDSAQPRESEKMSLPVFGLASYKLRGSLWTPDGGSEHQLVNSLFQAADKWLRSYHVSHPDFLFFCRR; this is encoded by the exons ATGTTGGGGGCTGGGTTTCAGTTGACGCGTGGTCGACACGGCGACGATCCTTTCTACTGTTCCGCAAAAGCTCGCAGGGCCAATCATCACCGCATCGATCAGCTCCGTCAAAGCGACGACGACGTCTCTAATGTCCCCCCATCTGCTCCTTCCAAGGATTACCTCCACGATTCTCAACATTTACTCCCGTCCTCCTccgcttcttcttcgtcttcttctggtGGTAATCTTCAACGGTTTTTAGACTCCGTCACACCATCCGTTCCCGCCCAGTATCTTTCTAAG ACATCGCTAGGGGAAAGAAGAGCcgatgctgctgctgctgattaTAAACCTGTGCCTTACTTTGTGCTTGGAGATATTTGGGAATCATTTGCTGAGTGGAGTGCTTACGGCACCGGAGTGCCtcttgttttgaataacagcaacaacaacaacaacaacaaggaggATCGTGTTATCCAATACTATGTCCCTTCTTTGTCTGCCATTCAAATCTATGCTCATCCTCATCATCCCTTTAATTCCTCTCTTCAACCAAG GCGTCCAGGTGATAGTAGCGACAGCGATTTCCGGGATTCAAGTAGCGATATCAGCAGCGATAGTGATTCTGAACGTGTTTCTGCTAGTCTGCACCATATCTCATTGAGAGATCAACTTCTCGAAGATTCATCCAGTGACGACGGCGAACCTTTAAGCTCTCAGGGTCGTTTGATCTTTGAGTATCTTGAAAGAGACCTTCCTTACATCCGCGAACCTTTGGCTGATAAG GTTTTTGACCTCGCAGCTCAGTTTCCCGAGCTGAAGACGTTGAAAAGCTGTGACTTACTTCCGTCAAGCTGGTTCTCTGTGGCATG GTACCCAATTTACAGAATACCCACAGGACCAACACTCAAGGACCTGGATGCTTGTTTCTTGACGTATCATTCCTTACATACACCCTCTGGAG GTGAAGATAGTGCACAACCAAGGGAGAGTGAGAAGATGTCATTGCCTGTATTTGGGCTTGCTTCATACAAGTTAAGAGGTTCTTTATGGACGCCCGATGGGGGTTCAGAGCACCAGCTCGTGAACTCTCTGTTCCAAGCGGCTGACAAGTGGCTGCGTTCTTATCATGTCAGCCACCCtgatttcctcttcttctgccGCCGTTGA